One Streptomyces fagopyri DNA window includes the following coding sequences:
- a CDS encoding vitamin B12-dependent ribonucleotide reductase — MTETASGPARGSRAKGTKASKGLRIERIHTTPGVHPYDEVEWERRDVVMTNWRDGSVNFEQRGVEFPGFWPVNAVNIVTSKYFRGAVGTPQREVSLKQLIDRIVKTYRKAGEDYKYFSSPADAEIFEHELAYALLHQIFSFNSPVWFNVGTPQPQQVSACFILSVDDSMESILDWYKEEGMIFKGGSGAGLNLSRIRSSKELLSSGGNASGPVSFMRGADASAGTIKSGGATRRAAKMVILDVDHPDIEDFIETKVKEEEKIRALRDAGFDMDLGGDDITSVQYQNANNSVRVNDTFMKAVEEGGRFGLTSRMTGEVIEEVDAKSLFRKMAEAAWACADPGIQYDDTINQWHTCPESGRINGSNPCSEYMHLDNTSCNLASLNLMKFLKDDGKGRQSFEVERFAKVVELVITAMDISICFADFPTQKIGENTRAFRQLGIGYANLGALLMATGHAYDSDGGRALAGSITSLMTGTSYRRSAELAAVVGPYDGYARNAQPHQRVMKQHSEANAVAVRTDDLDTPIWAAATEAWQDVLHLGEKNGFRNAQASVIAPTGTIGLAMSCDTTGLEPDLALVKFKKLVGGGSMQIVNGTVPQALRRLGYQEEQIEAIVAHIAENGNVVDAPSLKPEHYEVFDCAMGERSISAMGHVRMMAAIQPWISGALSKTVNLPETATVEDVEEVYFEAWKMGVKALAIYRDNCKVGQPLSAKTKEKPATDAVTAKAEATIRETVEKVVEYRPVRKRLPKGRPGITTSFTVGGAEGYMTANSYPDDGLGEVFLKMSKQGSTLAGMMDAFSIAVSVGLQYGVPLETYVSKFTNMRFEPAGMTDDPDVRMAQSIVDYIFRRLALDFLPFETRSALGIHSAEERQRHLETGSYEQSMDDVDMDVEGLAQSAPRAQELKAVAAPVAQVAVDEPAPRQAHTSAELVEMQLGIQADAPLCFSCGTKMQRAGSCYICEGCGSTSGCS; from the coding sequence ATGACAGAGACGGCGAGCGGTCCGGCACGAGGTTCCCGCGCCAAGGGCACCAAGGCCAGCAAGGGACTGCGCATCGAGCGCATCCACACCACCCCCGGCGTGCACCCGTACGACGAGGTGGAGTGGGAACGCCGTGACGTCGTCATGACCAACTGGCGCGACGGCTCGGTCAATTTCGAGCAGCGTGGCGTCGAGTTCCCCGGCTTCTGGCCGGTGAACGCGGTCAACATCGTCACCAGCAAGTACTTCCGCGGTGCCGTGGGCACCCCGCAGCGCGAGGTGAGCCTCAAGCAGCTCATCGACCGCATCGTGAAGACGTACCGGAAGGCCGGCGAGGACTACAAGTACTTCTCCTCGCCCGCCGACGCCGAGATCTTCGAGCACGAGCTGGCGTACGCCCTCCTGCACCAGATCTTCAGCTTCAACAGTCCCGTCTGGTTCAACGTCGGGACGCCGCAGCCCCAGCAGGTCTCCGCCTGCTTCATCCTGTCCGTCGACGACTCCATGGAGTCGATCCTCGACTGGTACAAGGAAGAGGGCATGATCTTCAAGGGCGGCTCCGGCGCCGGCCTGAACCTCTCCCGTATCCGCTCCTCCAAGGAGCTCCTGTCCTCGGGCGGCAACGCCTCCGGTCCCGTCTCCTTCATGCGCGGTGCCGACGCCTCCGCAGGAACGATCAAGTCGGGCGGCGCCACCCGCCGCGCGGCCAAGATGGTCATCCTGGACGTCGACCACCCCGACATCGAGGACTTCATCGAGACCAAGGTCAAGGAGGAGGAGAAGATCCGCGCCCTGCGCGACGCGGGCTTCGACATGGACCTGGGCGGCGACGACATCACGTCCGTCCAGTACCAGAACGCCAACAACTCGGTCCGCGTGAACGACACGTTCATGAAGGCGGTCGAGGAGGGCGGCAGGTTCGGCCTGACCTCGCGCATGACCGGCGAGGTCATCGAGGAGGTCGACGCCAAGTCGCTCTTCCGTAAGATGGCCGAGGCCGCGTGGGCCTGCGCCGACCCGGGCATCCAGTACGACGACACGATCAACCAGTGGCACACGTGCCCGGAGTCCGGTCGTATCAACGGCTCGAACCCGTGCAGCGAGTACATGCACCTGGACAACACGTCCTGCAACCTCGCCTCGCTGAACCTCATGAAGTTCCTCAAGGACGACGGCAAGGGCCGCCAGTCCTTCGAGGTCGAGCGCTTCGCCAAGGTCGTCGAGCTCGTCATCACCGCGATGGACATCTCCATCTGCTTCGCGGACTTCCCGACCCAGAAGATCGGCGAGAACACCCGCGCCTTCCGTCAGCTGGGCATCGGCTACGCCAACCTCGGCGCTCTCCTGATGGCGACCGGTCACGCGTACGACTCCGACGGCGGCCGCGCCCTCGCCGGCTCGATCACCTCGCTGATGACCGGTACCTCGTACCGCCGCTCCGCCGAGCTCGCCGCGGTCGTCGGCCCGTACGACGGCTACGCCCGCAACGCGCAGCCGCACCAGCGCGTCATGAAGCAGCACTCCGAGGCCAACGCCGTGGCCGTCCGTACGGACGACCTGGACACGCCGATCTGGGCCGCCGCCACGGAGGCCTGGCAGGACGTGCTGCACCTCGGTGAGAAGAACGGCTTCCGCAACGCGCAGGCCTCGGTCATCGCCCCGACCGGCACCATCGGTCTCGCGATGTCCTGCGACACCACCGGCCTCGAGCCCGACCTCGCCCTGGTCAAGTTCAAGAAGCTCGTCGGCGGCGGCTCGATGCAGATCGTGAACGGCACCGTCCCGCAGGCCCTGCGCCGCCTGGGCTACCAGGAGGAGCAGATCGAGGCGATCGTCGCCCACATCGCCGAGAACGGCAATGTCGTCGACGCCCCGAGCCTCAAGCCCGAGCACTACGAGGTCTTCGACTGCGCCATGGGCGAGCGCTCCATCTCCGCGATGGGCCACGTCCGCATGATGGCCGCGATCCAGCCCTGGATCTCCGGCGCGCTCTCCAAGACGGTCAACCTGCCGGAGACGGCGACCGTCGAGGACGTCGAAGAGGTCTACTTCGAGGCGTGGAAGATGGGCGTCAAGGCGCTCGCGATCTACCGCGACAACTGCAAGGTCGGCCAGCCCCTCTCGGCCAAGACCAAGGAGAAGCCCGCGACCGACGCCGTCACGGCGAAGGCCGAGGCGACCATCCGCGAGACGGTCGAGAAGGTCGTCGAGTACCGTCCGGTCCGCAAGCGTCTCCCCAAGGGCCGTCCCGGCATCACCACCTCCTTCACGGTGGGCGGCGCCGAGGGCTACATGACCGCCAACTCCTACCCGGACGACGGTCTCGGCGAGGTCTTCCTGAAGATGTCGAAGCAGGGCTCCACCCTCGCGGGCATGATGGACGCCTTCTCGATCGCGGTCTCCGTGGGCCTGCAGTACGGCGTGCCCCTGGAGACGTACGTCTCGAAGTTCACCAACATGCGCTTCGAGCCGGCCGGCATGACGGACGACCCCGACGTGCGGATGGCGCAGTCGATCGTCGACTACATCTTCCGCCGCCTGGCGCTGGACTTCCTGCCGTTCGAGACGCGTTCCGCTCTCGGCATCCACTCGGCCGAGGAGCGTCAGCGTCACCTGGAGACGGGCTCCTACGAGCAGTCCATGGACGATGTCGACATGGACGTCGAGGGACTCGCCCAGTCCGCGCCCCGCGCGCAGGAACTGAAGGCCGTCGCCGCCCCCGTGGCCCAGGTCGCGGTGGACGAGCCGGCTCCGAGGCAGGCCCACACCAGTGCCGAACTGGTGGAGATGCAGCTGGGCATCCAGGCGGACGCCCCTCTGTGCTTCTCCTGCGGCACCAAGATGCAGCGCGCCGGTTCCTGCTACATCTGCGAGGGCTGCGGCTCGACCAGCGGTTGCAGCTGA
- a CDS encoding TerD family protein codes for MNGLNKGIRKVELAVKWDPSPVGEPATDLDIIAATYGADDPYGTPAYVVHFDSRSPDGTIYLNRDSKDGKGFGWDEVMTLELDRLNSRYTRVVVGVLIQQRSGHKAFVGVLNPGLRMREGYTVLAEDSFGGVLGATAATVGEFVRDGSGEWTFHPGIHGYDTEPAAFPAIMGRRHDS; via the coding sequence ATGAACGGTCTCAACAAGGGGATCCGAAAGGTCGAGCTCGCGGTGAAATGGGACCCCAGTCCCGTCGGTGAGCCCGCGACCGACCTCGACATCATCGCGGCGACCTACGGGGCCGACGACCCGTACGGGACCCCCGCCTACGTGGTGCACTTCGACAGCCGCTCCCCGGACGGCACGATCTACCTCAACCGGGACAGCAAGGACGGCAAGGGCTTCGGCTGGGACGAGGTCATGACACTGGAGCTGGACCGCCTCAACAGCCGCTACACGCGTGTGGTGGTCGGCGTCCTGATCCAGCAGCGCTCCGGCCACAAGGCGTTCGTCGGCGTCCTCAACCCCGGTCTGCGCATGCGCGAGGGCTACACCGTCCTGGCGGAGGACAGCTTCGGGGGTGTGCTGGGCGCGACGGCCGCGACGGTCGGCGAGTTCGTCCGCGACGGCTCCGGGGAGTGGACCTTCCACCCGGGCATCCACGGCTACGACACGGAGCCGGCGGCGTTCCCCGCGATCATGGGCCGTCGTCACGACTCCTGA
- the lexA gene encoding transcriptional repressor LexA, with the protein MTTTADSATITAQDRSQGRLEPVHAMNEATNHEGPKRSLPGRPPGIRADSSGLTDRQRRVIEVIRDSVQRRGYPPSMREIGQAVGLSSTSSVAHQLMALERKGFLRRDPHRPRAYEVRGSDQSSAQPTDTAGKPAASYVPLVGRIAAGGPILAEESVEDVFPLPRQLVGDGELFVLKVVGDSMIEAAICDGDWVTVRRQPVAENGDIVAAMLEGEATVKRFKREDGHVWLLPHNSAYQPIPGDEATILGKVVAVLRRV; encoded by the coding sequence GTGACCACCACCGCAGACAGTGCCACCATCACTGCCCAGGACCGCTCCCAGGGCCGACTCGAGCCGGTGCATGCGATGAACGAAGCCACGAACCACGAGGGGCCCAAGCGTTCCCTGCCGGGCCGACCTCCAGGCATCCGCGCGGACAGCTCGGGACTCACCGACAGGCAACGCCGGGTGATCGAGGTGATCAGGGACTCCGTGCAACGGCGCGGCTACCCGCCGTCGATGCGGGAGATCGGACAGGCTGTCGGCCTCTCCAGCACCTCCTCGGTCGCACATCAGCTGATGGCACTGGAGCGCAAGGGCTTCCTGCGCCGCGACCCGCACCGCCCGCGCGCGTACGAGGTCAGGGGCTCCGACCAGTCCTCGGCCCAGCCCACCGACACCGCGGGCAAGCCGGCCGCGTCGTACGTCCCGCTCGTCGGCCGTATCGCCGCCGGTGGCCCGATCCTCGCCGAGGAGTCCGTCGAGGACGTCTTCCCGCTCCCCCGCCAGTTGGTGGGTGACGGTGAGCTGTTCGTCCTCAAGGTCGTCGGTGACTCGATGATCGAGGCCGCCATCTGCGACGGGGACTGGGTGACGGTCCGCCGTCAGCCCGTCGCGGAGAACGGCGACATCGTGGCCGCGATGCTGGAGGGCGAGGCCACCGTGAAGCGGTTCAAGCGCGAGGACGGCCATGTGTGGCTGCTCCCGCACAACTCCGCCTACCAGCCGATCCCCGGCGACGAGGCGACCATCCTGGGCAAGGTGGTGGCCGTACTGCGGCGCGTGTGA
- the nrdR gene encoding transcriptional regulator NrdR, whose product MHCPFCRHPDSRVVDSRTTDDGTSIRRRRQCPDCSRRFTTVETCSLMVVKRSGVTEPFSRTKVINGVRKACQGRPVTEDALAQLGQRVEEAVRATGSAELTTHDVGLAILGPLQQLDLVAYLRFASVYRAFDSLEDFEAAIVELRETGQCPAAGGEAADEGGAGAADAEAKRPECDRGPGETVQVPVPATAAD is encoded by the coding sequence ATGCACTGCCCCTTCTGCAGGCACCCCGACAGCCGCGTCGTCGACAGTCGTACGACCGATGACGGCACGTCGATCCGCAGGCGCCGCCAGTGTCCCGACTGCTCCCGTCGTTTCACGACCGTGGAGACGTGCTCGCTGATGGTGGTCAAGCGGTCCGGCGTCACCGAGCCCTTCAGTCGTACCAAGGTCATCAACGGCGTGCGCAAGGCGTGCCAGGGGCGGCCGGTCACCGAGGACGCGCTCGCCCAGCTCGGCCAGCGGGTCGAGGAGGCGGTGCGAGCCACCGGAAGCGCCGAACTGACCACCCATGACGTGGGGCTGGCCATACTCGGCCCGTTGCAGCAACTCGACCTCGTCGCCTATCTGCGGTTCGCGTCCGTCTACCGGGCGTTCGACTCGCTCGAGGATTTCGAGGCCGCCATCGTGGAACTCAGGGAGACGGGACAGTGCCCCGCCGCGGGCGGCGAGGCCGCGGACGAGGGGGGCGCGGGCGCCGCGGACGCGGAAGCGAAGCGCCCGGAATGCGACCGCGGGCCCGGAGAGACCGTCCAGGTCCCCGTGCCCGCCACCGCCGCCGACTGA
- a CDS encoding YdbC family protein, with the protein MLVKWIRCTVVDRRGFERGQRKWAGLLGEPGFRGQGGGWSRGRPGVAHVFTFWESRAFYDSFMARSHDRLATAQSGTFKDAQVKLFDHRFDVKTGFEPRFTDTDVLRVAHCRVHEERAEHFALMQEKVWNPAMAGSPGMVRGLFGEAPGHEFLILSMWLSSAEHGKYRAERVERLTLRAQTDADVAALAGDIVALEPTWTV; encoded by the coding sequence GTGCTGGTCAAGTGGATTCGCTGCACCGTGGTGGACCGCCGCGGTTTCGAGCGCGGGCAGCGAAAGTGGGCGGGGCTTCTGGGCGAGCCGGGATTCCGGGGGCAGGGCGGGGGCTGGAGCCGGGGGCGCCCCGGTGTGGCGCACGTCTTCACCTTCTGGGAGAGCCGTGCCTTCTACGACTCCTTCATGGCCCGCTCGCACGATCGGCTCGCCACCGCTCAGTCCGGGACCTTCAAGGACGCGCAGGTCAAGCTCTTCGATCATCGGTTCGACGTGAAGACCGGCTTCGAGCCGCGCTTCACGGACACCGACGTGCTGAGGGTGGCCCACTGTCGTGTCCACGAGGAACGGGCCGAGCACTTCGCGCTGATGCAGGAGAAGGTCTGGAACCCGGCGATGGCCGGCTCGCCCGGCATGGTGCGGGGCCTGTTCGGCGAGGCGCCGGGCCACGAGTTCCTGATCCTGTCCATGTGGCTGTCGTCCGCCGAGCACGGCAAGTACCGCGCGGAGCGTGTCGAGCGGCTCACACTGCGTGCCCAGACGGACGCCGATGTCGCGGCCCTCGCGGGCGACATAGTAGCGCTGGAACCCACCTGGACGGTCTGA
- a CDS encoding IucA/IucC family protein, whose protein sequence is MPNPSASPASEGLSALYDPPELREDRWERAGRRLLAKMIGEFAHEEIVRPEQGPPRPSAHRDTPQRDAPQRDAAHQDAPLHDTPVHDTPLHDTPIRDSPPTDALRPYTLRLDAGDSLSFRARRLSYDSWRVDPASLTLTEEGKEPCPFTDPLGFLTRARGTLELDGATLGHALRELSTTLAADVRLDRDARTAAELADLGYAELEGHQTGHPWIVLNKGRIGFSARDAAAWAPEARRATPLPWIAVHTTLATYRGVGGLDTAEQLYARELAPATREIFDEVLRTRGLAPESYLYLPVHPWQWDDVVLPLFASHVAAGAIVPLPSDGDLRLPQQSIRTFLNVSRPDRHTVKLPLSVLNTLVWRGLPTKRTLAAPAVTDWMRTLRDADPFLRDTCGVILLGEVASVTVHHPVYDGLPEVPYQYRELLGAIWREPVSRHLAPGERARTLAALLHTDPQGRAFTAELVARSGLAPRAWLRRLFAALLPPLLHFLYRYGTVFSPHGENAIVVFDDHDVPVRLAVKDFVDDVNVSADPLPEHSSMPDEVREVLLTEPPAFLTQFIHSGLFVGVFRYLAPLCEEQLGVPEAEFWSLVRAEVVRHQSRFPELKERHETFDLLTPRIERLCLNRNRLHLDGYRDRPERPHAAVHGTVPNPLHTS, encoded by the coding sequence GTGCCGAATCCGTCCGCAAGCCCGGCCTCCGAAGGACTGTCCGCCCTGTACGACCCGCCCGAGCTGCGCGAGGACCGATGGGAGCGGGCGGGCCGCCGACTGCTCGCGAAGATGATCGGGGAGTTCGCGCACGAGGAGATCGTCCGCCCGGAACAGGGTCCCCCGCGCCCATCGGCGCATCGCGACACCCCACAGCGCGACGCCCCGCAACGGGATGCCGCGCACCAAGACGCCCCGCTCCACGACACCCCGGTCCACGACACCCCGCTCCACGACACCCCGATCCGCGACTCTCCCCCCACCGACGCCCTTCGCCCGTACACCCTCCGGCTCGACGCCGGCGACAGCCTCTCCTTCCGCGCCCGCCGCCTCTCGTACGACAGCTGGCGCGTCGACCCCGCCTCGCTCACCCTCACCGAAGAGGGGAAGGAACCGTGTCCCTTCACCGACCCGCTCGGCTTTCTCACCCGGGCCCGCGGCACACTGGAGCTCGACGGCGCGACGCTGGGCCATGCCCTGCGCGAGCTCAGCACGACGCTCGCCGCGGACGTACGCCTCGACCGTGACGCCCGTACGGCCGCCGAATTAGCCGATCTCGGGTACGCCGAGCTGGAGGGCCATCAGACGGGGCACCCCTGGATCGTGCTCAACAAGGGCCGCATCGGCTTCTCCGCGCGGGACGCCGCCGCCTGGGCCCCCGAGGCCCGCCGGGCCACGCCCCTCCCGTGGATCGCGGTGCACACGACGCTCGCCACGTACCGAGGTGTCGGCGGTCTCGACACCGCCGAACAGCTCTACGCGCGCGAACTGGCTCCCGCCACCCGCGAGATCTTCGACGAGGTCCTGCGCACCCGCGGGCTCGCACCGGAGTCGTACCTCTACCTGCCCGTCCACCCGTGGCAGTGGGACGACGTCGTGCTGCCGCTGTTCGCGTCGCACGTCGCCGCGGGAGCGATCGTGCCGCTGCCCTCCGACGGTGACCTGCGCCTGCCCCAGCAGTCGATCCGCACCTTCCTCAACGTCTCCCGCCCGGACCGGCACACGGTGAAACTCCCGCTGTCCGTCCTCAACACGCTGGTGTGGCGCGGCCTGCCCACGAAACGCACGCTCGCCGCCCCCGCCGTCACCGACTGGATGCGGACGCTGAGGGACGCCGACCCGTTCCTGCGCGACACCTGCGGGGTGATCCTGCTCGGCGAGGTCGCCTCGGTCACCGTCCACCACCCCGTGTACGACGGACTCCCCGAAGTGCCCTATCAGTACCGGGAACTGCTCGGCGCGATCTGGCGCGAGCCGGTCTCGCGGCACCTCGCGCCCGGCGAGCGCGCCCGCACCCTGGCCGCCCTCCTGCACACCGACCCGCAGGGGCGCGCGTTCACCGCGGAACTGGTCGCCCGCTCGGGTCTCGCACCCAGGGCCTGGCTGCGCCGGCTCTTCGCCGCGCTCCTGCCACCGCTGCTGCACTTCCTCTACCGGTACGGCACGGTGTTCAGCCCCCACGGGGAGAACGCGATCGTCGTCTTCGACGACCACGACGTACCGGTCCGGCTCGCCGTGAAGGACTTCGTCGACGACGTCAACGTGAGCGCGGATCCGCTGCCCGAGCACTCCTCCATGCCGGACGAGGTGCGCGAGGTGCTGCTGACCGAGCCGCCGGCCTTCCTCACCCAGTTCATCCACTCCGGACTCTTCGTAGGGGTCTTCCGCTATCTCGCGCCCCTCTGCGAGGAACAACTCGGCGTGCCGGAGGCCGAGTTCTGGTCACTCGTCCGCGCCGAGGTGGTCCGCCACCAGAGCCGCTTCCCGGAGCTCAAGGAACGCCACGAGACGTTCGACCTGCTCACCCCGCGTATCGAGCGGCTGTGCCTGAACCGCAACCGGCTGCATCTCGACGGCTACCGCGACCGCCCCGAGCGCCCGCACGCCGCCGTGCACGGCACCGTACCGAACCCCCTCCACACGTCGTGA
- a CDS encoding ATP-dependent DNA helicase, giving the protein MTEPSLPELLHAAVTAVGGTERPGQVTMAEAVAGAIDDSSHLLVQAGTGTGKSLGYLVPALAHGERVVVATATLALQRQLVERDLPRTVDALHPLLRRRPEFAMLKGRSNYLCLHRLHEGVPQEEEEGLFDQFEAAAPSSKLGQDLLRLRDWSDETETGDRDGLTPGVSDRAWAQVSVSSRECLGAAKCAYGAECFAEMSRERAKLADVVVTNHALLAIDAIEGAPVLPQHEVLIVDEAHELVSRVTGVATGELTPGQVNRAVRRAARLVNEKAADQLQTAAEGFERLMELALPGRLEEIPEDLGYALMALRDAARTVISAIGSTRDKSVQDEDAVRKQALAAVESVHDVAERITNGSEWDVVWYERHDRFGASLRVAPMSVSGLLREKLFSDRSVVLTSATLKLGGDFNGVGASLGLAPEGTEGDDLPQWKGVDVGSPFDYPRQGILYVAKHLARPARDGDRGDMLDELTELIQSAGGRTLGLFSSMRAAQLAAEELRTRIPDYPILLQGEETLGELIKNFAADPRTCLFGTLSLWQGVDVPGASCQLVVMDKIPFPRPDDPLMSARQKAVEDNGGNGFMAVAATHAALLMAQGAGRLVRATGDRGVVAVLDQRLATARYGSYLKASLPDFWYTTDRNQVRRSLAAIDEAARKAEDAPTGPEGETAEASGAAEGAEGAEGA; this is encoded by the coding sequence ATGACAGAGCCCTCACTCCCCGAACTCCTGCACGCCGCCGTCACCGCCGTCGGCGGTACGGAGCGCCCTGGCCAGGTGACCATGGCCGAAGCCGTCGCGGGTGCCATCGACGACAGCTCCCACCTGCTGGTGCAGGCGGGCACCGGCACCGGAAAGTCCCTCGGCTATCTGGTGCCCGCGCTCGCCCACGGGGAGCGCGTCGTCGTGGCGACCGCCACCCTGGCGCTCCAGCGGCAGCTCGTGGAGCGTGACCTTCCGCGGACCGTCGACGCGCTGCATCCGCTGCTGCGCCGCCGCCCCGAGTTCGCGATGCTCAAGGGCCGGTCGAACTATCTGTGCCTGCACCGGCTGCACGAGGGCGTGCCGCAGGAGGAGGAAGAGGGCCTCTTCGACCAGTTCGAGGCCGCCGCGCCCAGCAGCAAGCTGGGCCAGGACCTGCTGCGCCTGCGGGACTGGTCGGACGAGACGGAGACGGGCGACCGCGACGGCCTCACCCCCGGTGTCTCCGACCGCGCCTGGGCCCAGGTCTCCGTGTCCTCCCGGGAATGCCTGGGCGCCGCGAAGTGCGCCTACGGCGCGGAGTGCTTCGCCGAGATGTCCCGCGAGCGCGCCAAGCTCGCCGACGTCGTCGTCACCAACCACGCGCTGCTCGCGATCGACGCCATCGAGGGCGCGCCGGTCCTCCCGCAGCACGAGGTGCTGATCGTCGACGAGGCCCATGAGCTGGTCTCCCGGGTCACGGGTGTGGCGACAGGCGAGCTCACCCCCGGCCAGGTCAACCGCGCCGTCCGGCGCGCCGCGCGCCTCGTCAACGAGAAGGCGGCCGACCAGCTGCAGACGGCCGCCGAAGGCTTCGAACGGCTGATGGAGCTGGCGCTTCCCGGACGTCTCGAGGAGATCCCGGAGGACCTCGGATACGCGCTGATGGCGCTGCGTGACGCCGCGCGCACGGTGATCTCGGCGATCGGCTCCACCCGCGACAAGTCCGTCCAGGACGAGGACGCGGTCCGCAAGCAGGCCCTCGCCGCGGTGGAGTCGGTCCACGACGTGGCGGAGCGGATCACCAACGGTTCCGAATGGGACGTCGTCTGGTACGAGCGCCACGACCGCTTCGGCGCGTCACTGCGGGTGGCCCCCATGTCGGTGTCCGGCCTCCTCAGGGAGAAGCTCTTCTCGGACCGGTCGGTCGTCCTGACGTCGGCCACCCTGAAGCTGGGCGGCGACTTCAACGGAGTGGGGGCGTCGCTGGGGCTCGCCCCCGAGGGCACCGAGGGCGACGACCTCCCGCAGTGGAAGGGTGTCGACGTCGGTTCGCCCTTCGACTATCCCCGGCAGGGCATCCTGTACGTGGCCAAGCACCTGGCACGCCCCGCGCGTGACGGCGACCGCGGCGACATGCTGGACGAGCTCACCGAGCTGATCCAGTCCGCCGGGGGCCGCACGCTGGGCCTGTTCTCCTCCATGCGGGCCGCCCAGCTCGCGGCGGAGGAGCTGCGCACGCGCATCCCCGACTACCCCATCCTGCTGCAGGGCGAGGAGACACTCGGCGAGCTGATCAAGAACTTCGCGGCCGACCCGAGGACCTGTCTGTTCGGCACGCTCTCGCTCTGGCAGGGCGTGGACGTGCCGGGTGCCAGCTGTCAGCTGGTCGTCATGGACAAGATCCCGTTCCCGCGTCCCGACGACCCGCTGATGAGCGCCCGCCAGAAGGCCGTCGAGGACAACGGCGGCAACGGCTTCATGGCCGTCGCCGCCACGCACGCCGCGCTGCTCATGGCGCAGGGCGCCGGCCGCCTGGTACGCGCGACGGGGGACCGTGGTGTCGTGGCGGTGCTGGACCAGCGCCTGGCCACGGCTCGCTACGGCAGTTATCTCAAGGCCTCGCTGCCCGACTTCTGGTACACGACGGACCGTAACCAGGTCCGCAGGTCGCTCGCGGCGATCGACGAGGCGGCACGGAAGGCGGAGGACGCGCCGACCGGGCCGGAGGGGGAGACGGCGGAGGCGAGCGGGGCGGCCGAGGGAGCCGAGGGGGCCGAGGGGGCGTAG
- a CDS encoding GNAT family N-acetyltransferase, whose product MPPTDASTDAGTAPDTDPGADPYPGAGTDSEDTLELRLPADLIALFGGTPEPVEPVEQGGSGVPAGSGGSAGSGGVSGGEGRPGEGGAYTVASREPRAADATRAADGTRPGEDRTGDAGDRCGTGAAHSASTGPARGDLLDGIGDWGPADTPVGTFQLVPVRVERDLPLVTRWMNDPAVSAFWELAGPESVTGGHLNRQLDGDGRSVPCLGLLEGTPMSYWEIYRADLDQLARHYPARPHDTGIHLLIGGVAHRGHGLGSALLRAVADLVLDRRPACARVVAEPDLRNIPSVSAFLSGGFRFSAEVDLPGKRAALMVRDRTLRDLL is encoded by the coding sequence GTGCCTCCCACCGATGCGAGCACCGACGCCGGTACCGCCCCCGACACCGATCCCGGCGCGGACCCGTACCCCGGCGCGGGCACGGACAGCGAGGACACCCTCGAACTGCGCCTGCCCGCGGATCTGATCGCCCTGTTCGGCGGCACACCTGAGCCGGTCGAGCCGGTCGAGCAGGGCGGGTCGGGTGTGCCGGCCGGGTCGGGTGGGTCGGCCGGGTCGGGCGGAGTGTCCGGGGGAGAGGGCCGGCCGGGGGAGGGCGGCGCGTACACCGTCGCGTCCAGGGAACCCCGCGCGGCCGACGCAACCCGCGCCGCCGACGGAACCCGGCCCGGTGAGGACCGTACGGGCGACGCCGGCGACCGGTGCGGGACGGGCGCGGCCCACTCCGCGTCCACCGGTCCCGCCCGTGGCGACCTGCTCGACGGCATCGGTGACTGGGGCCCGGCCGACACACCCGTGGGCACCTTCCAGCTGGTACCGGTACGCGTGGAACGAGATCTGCCACTCGTCACCCGGTGGATGAACGACCCCGCCGTCTCGGCCTTCTGGGAGCTCGCGGGACCCGAGTCGGTGACCGGGGGGCATCTGAACCGGCAGCTCGACGGCGACGGGCGCAGCGTGCCCTGCCTCGGTCTGCTGGAGGGCACCCCCATGAGCTACTGGGAGATCTACCGTGCGGACCTCGACCAACTCGCCCGCCACTACCCCGCCCGCCCGCACGACACGGGAATCCATCTGCTCATCGGCGGAGTCGCCCACCGCGGGCACGGTCTCGGCTCGGCCCTGCTCAGAGCCGTCGCCGATCTCGTACTGGACAGGCGTCCCGCCTGCGCACGGGTCGTGGCCGAACCCGACCTGCGCAACATCCCTTCCGTCTCCGCCTTCCTGAGCGGGGGCTTCCGGTTCTCCGCCGAGGTCGACCTGCCCGGCAAACGGGCAGCTCTCATGGTGCGCGACCGGACCCTGCGCGACCTGCTGTAG